One window of the Methanocaldococcus vulcanius M7 genome contains the following:
- a CDS encoding MBL fold metallo-hydrolase has protein sequence MIKLLYEGILIRENGIIKKASSSSTLIITNNNNIVVDTSTRDMGYKIIKALSDLNLSSNDIDVVINTHLHYDHIENNPIFKNATFYASPKEFGFNDNFEDFKKFKDKEIKIIETPGHTYGSISVIYKDYVVVGDASPLKNNILKMIPPNLNVDEELALESLKKIRCLRKNVITGHEGIVYKEELL, from the coding sequence ATGATAAAGCTTCTATATGAAGGGATTTTAATTAGAGAAAATGGAATAATTAAAAAGGCATCATCCTCATCAACATTAATTATTACAAATAACAACAATATAGTTGTTGATACCTCAACAAGGGATATGGGATATAAGATTATTAAGGCATTGTCTGACTTAAATCTCTCTTCAAATGATATAGATGTTGTTATAAATACACATCTTCACTACGATCATATAGAAAACAATCCAATATTTAAAAACGCTACTTTCTATGCCTCTCCAAAAGAGTTCGGGTTTAATGACAACTTTGAAGATTTTAAAAAGTTTAAAGATAAAGAGATTAAGATTATTGAAACTCCGGGGCATACTTACGGTAGTATATCGGTTATCTATAAAGATTATGTTGTTGTTGGTGATGCCTCTCCTTTAAAAAATAATATATTAAAGATGATCCCTCCAAACTTAAATGTAGATGAGGAATTAGCGTTAGAGAGTTTAAAGAAAATTAGATGTCTAAGAAAAAATGTAATTACTGGGCATGAGGGAATTGTTTATAAGGAGGAGTTGTTATGA
- a CDS encoding MTH895/ArsE family thioredoxin-like protein, with amino-acid sequence MLVIRVFGTGCPKCDQAYENVKKAVEELNIEAEIIKVSDINEIAEWVFFTPGIAFDDLLVFEGETPSVEEIKEELLEYLKEKEG; translated from the coding sequence ATGCTCGTTATAAGGGTCTTTGGAACAGGATGTCCAAAATGTGATCAGGCGTATGAGAACGTTAAAAAGGCAGTTGAAGAACTCAATATAGAGGCAGAGATTATAAAGGTTTCAGACATTAATGAGATTGCTGAGTGGGTATTTTTTACTCCCGGAATTGCATTTGACGATCTTTTAGTTTTTGAAGGGGAGACACCATCAGTTGAGGAAATAAAAGAGGAACTTCTCGAATATTTAAAAGAAAAAGAAGGATAA
- a CDS encoding permease, protein MDIIQYIINIFNVMLNTIVNYLNVNRILALLTAFLMAGGIASMINKNFIIKYFGSETPKYISYTVSAISGTLLAVCSCTILPLFASIYKRGAGIGPATTFLFSGPAINVLAIFYSAALLGWDIGFLRAVFAIFVSVLIGLSMGLIFKDHDLKRKFKVPKTKSISSRPMYQTVIFFALQFSMLLVITASPKLFPALSTPIFGNFLLKHLLFIILGVFLAVSVKIWFREEEIKKWLKESFSLLKIVFPLLILGVAIAGAIKAIIPPKYIVMYVGDNSLSSNFVASFIGALMYFATLTEVPIIKALMDLGMNVGPAMALLLAGPSLSIPTILTISKVLGKTKALTYLGLVVFFSTLCGYLAGNLLS, encoded by the coding sequence ATGGACATAATACAATATATCATAAACATTTTTAACGTTATGTTAAACACAATAGTTAACTACCTAAATGTAAATAGGATTTTAGCCCTCCTAACTGCCTTTTTAATGGCAGGAGGAATCGCTTCTATGATAAACAAAAACTTTATAATAAAATACTTCGGATCTGAGACACCAAAATATATATCCTACACTGTTTCGGCAATAAGTGGAACATTGTTGGCAGTGTGTTCCTGCACGATTCTTCCGTTATTTGCCAGTATTTATAAAAGAGGAGCAGGGATAGGTCCTGCCACGACATTTCTATTTTCAGGTCCTGCTATAAATGTTTTAGCCATCTTTTATTCCGCTGCTCTACTCGGATGGGATATTGGATTTTTAAGAGCGGTTTTTGCGATTTTTGTTTCTGTATTGATAGGGCTATCTATGGGTCTTATATTCAAAGATCACGATCTTAAAAGAAAATTTAAAGTTCCTAAAACTAAAAGCATATCATCAAGACCAATGTATCAAACAGTAATATTCTTTGCCCTTCAATTTTCAATGCTTCTGGTAATCACTGCCTCTCCAAAACTATTTCCAGCACTTTCAACCCCCATCTTCGGAAACTTTCTATTAAAACACCTGTTGTTTATAATTCTTGGAGTTTTTTTAGCAGTATCAGTAAAAATATGGTTTAGAGAGGAAGAAATAAAAAAATGGCTTAAAGAGAGCTTTTCTTTATTAAAAATTGTATTTCCTCTTCTAATCCTTGGAGTTGCAATAGCAGGGGCAATAAAGGCCATAATCCCTCCGAAATATATTGTTATGTATGTTGGAGACAACTCGCTATCTTCAAATTTTGTAGCGTCTTTTATAGGGGCTCTAATGTATTTCGCTACATTAACAGAAGTTCCAATAATAAAGGCGTTAATGGATTTGGGAATGAATGTAGGTCCTGCAATGGCACTACTTCTTGCAGGACCAAGTTTGAGTATTCCAACGATATTAACCATATCGAAAGTCCTTGGGAAAACAAAGGCATTGACTTACTTAGGTTTGGTGGTGTTCTTCTCCACACTATGCGGATACCTTGCTGGAAATCTATTGTCATAA
- a CDS encoding DUF7839 domain-containing protein codes for MKKRNITEFQVLSEIIRKQPHIKQKEIAENLGVTVQAVSEHIRNLVKEGYVKSRGRGEYVVTEKGLRKLKNWISEFRDYLDEINTAVYRYKDIWPAIANEDIEDGEIVYLFMRRGLLYASKEPKGKAKAKVLYGGKKGEDISICEIKGIIDVPKGKVIVFRIPPEVVGGSRAVNYDLIKESMDELDNYVIATMGTVAYVVASKLNVEPEIRFAVPEAIVNACNRGCNVIALITGKMAEKVIKKLDNSRISYTVLDATKEKEKRQNIKIK; via the coding sequence ATGAAAAAGAGAAACATAACTGAATTTCAGGTCTTATCTGAAATTATAAGAAAACAACCTCATATAAAACAGAAAGAGATCGCTGAAAATTTGGGAGTGACAGTTCAAGCTGTCTCAGAACATATAAGAAATTTAGTTAAGGAAGGTTATGTAAAATCAAGGGGAAGAGGGGAGTATGTAGTTACTGAAAAAGGACTGAGAAAATTAAAAAACTGGATTTCTGAGTTTAGGGACTATTTAGATGAAATAAACACTGCTGTTTATAGGTATAAAGATATATGGCCTGCTATTGCCAATGAGGATATTGAGGATGGAGAGATCGTTTATCTTTTTATGAGAAGAGGGCTTTTATATGCTTCAAAAGAGCCGAAAGGAAAGGCAAAGGCAAAAGTTCTATATGGAGGAAAGAAGGGAGAGGATATATCTATTTGCGAAATTAAAGGGATCATTGATGTTCCAAAAGGAAAAGTTATTGTATTTAGAATTCCTCCTGAAGTTGTTGGTGGATCGAGGGCTGTTAATTACGATCTTATCAAAGAGAGTATGGATGAGTTAGATAACTATGTTATTGCTACTATGGGAACAGTTGCCTACGTGGTGGCAAGTAAACTAAACGTTGAACCAGAGATAAGGTTTGCAGTTCCTGAAGCGATTGTAAATGCATGCAATAGAGGTTGTAATGTCATTGCATTGATAACTGGAAAGATGGCAGAGAAGGTTATAAAAAAGCTTGATAATTCAAGAATAAGCTATACAGTTTTAGATGCTACAAAGGAAAAGGAAAAGAGGCAAAATATAAAGATAAAATAA
- the surE gene encoding 5'/3'-nucleotidase SurE — translation MIVNILIVNDDGIYSPSLIALYNALKEQFKNAEITIVAPTNQQSGIGRAISLFEPLRMTKVKLNDDIVGYAVSGTPTDCVILGIYQILKKVPDLVISGINIGENLGTEIMTSGTLGAAFEAAHHGAKAIASSLQMTADHLKFKEFDIPINFEIPAKITAKIAEKYVKYDMPCDVLNINIPENATLKTPVEITRLARKMYTTHVEERIDPRGRSYYWIDGYPIFEEEEDTDVYVLRKKGHISITPLTLDTTIKNLNEFKNKYKEVLCKMDK, via the coding sequence ATGATCGTGAATATCCTTATAGTTAATGATGATGGAATTTACTCCCCTTCACTTATAGCATTATATAACGCTCTAAAAGAACAGTTTAAAAATGCAGAGATAACGATAGTTGCTCCAACAAATCAGCAGAGTGGGATTGGAAGGGCAATAAGCTTATTTGAACCATTAAGAATGACAAAAGTGAAGTTGAATGATGATATTGTTGGATATGCTGTTTCTGGCACTCCAACTGACTGTGTGATATTAGGAATTTATCAAATACTAAAAAAAGTTCCCGACTTGGTTATTTCTGGAATAAATATTGGAGAAAATTTAGGAACAGAAATAATGACATCTGGAACATTAGGGGCTGCGTTTGAAGCGGCACATCATGGAGCAAAGGCAATTGCCTCCTCTCTACAAATGACAGCTGATCACTTAAAATTTAAAGAATTTGATATTCCGATAAATTTTGAAATTCCTGCGAAGATCACTGCAAAAATTGCTGAAAAGTATGTAAAATATGATATGCCCTGCGATGTTTTAAATATAAACATTCCTGAAAACGCAACCTTAAAAACCCCAGTGGAAATAACACGACTGGCAAGGAAAATGTATACAACACATGTTGAAGAAAGGATAGATCCAAGAGGTAGGAGTTATTACTGGATTGATGGCTATCCAATATTCGAAGAGGAAGAAGATACAGACGTTTATGTTTTAAGAAAAAAAGGACATATATCAATAACTCCCTTAACATTAGATACAACAATTAAAAATTTGAATGAATTTAAAAATAAGTATAAAGAGGTTCTTTGCAAGATGGATAAATAG
- a CDS encoding adenylosuccinate synthetase, translating to MTCTIIVGGQWGDEGKGKIISYICDKDKPSIIARGGVGPNAGHTVNIGGKSYGIRMIPTGFPYKEAKLAIGAGVLVDPEVLLKEVEMLKEFNIKERLIVDYRSGIIEEKHKIMDRKDEHLAKEIGTTGSGCGPANVDRVLRVLKQAKDVEELKDFLGDVSEEVNDALERGDNVLIEGTQGTLLSLYYGTYPYVTSKDTTASSFAADVGIGPTKVDEVIVVFKSYPTRVGAGPFPTEMSLEEAEKLGIVEYGTVTGRRRRVGYFDFELARKACRLNGATQIALTGLDKYDKDCYGATDYNSLTEKAKEFIRKIEEETGVPVTIISTGPEMHQTIDLRSEKL from the coding sequence TTGACTTGCACAATAATAGTCGGAGGACAATGGGGAGATGAAGGAAAAGGAAAAATAATAAGCTACATCTGCGATAAAGATAAGCCGTCAATTATTGCAAGAGGAGGAGTAGGTCCAAATGCAGGACATACTGTAAATATTGGAGGAAAGAGTTATGGAATTAGAATGATACCAACCGGATTTCCATACAAGGAGGCAAAATTAGCCATAGGAGCAGGAGTTTTAGTAGATCCAGAGGTTTTATTAAAAGAAGTTGAAATGCTAAAAGAATTTAACATTAAAGAGAGATTGATAGTAGATTACAGATCTGGAATTATTGAAGAGAAGCATAAGATTATGGATAGAAAAGATGAGCACTTAGCCAAGGAGATCGGAACCACTGGAAGTGGATGTGGGCCTGCTAACGTGGATAGGGTCTTGAGGGTTTTAAAGCAGGCAAAAGATGTTGAAGAATTAAAGGACTTTTTAGGAGATGTATCGGAAGAGGTTAATGATGCATTAGAGAGAGGAGATAATGTCTTAATCGAAGGAACCCAGGGGACTCTACTTTCTTTATATTATGGCACCTATCCATACGTAACCTCAAAAGACACAACTGCCTCATCCTTTGCTGCGGATGTTGGAATTGGCCCTACAAAAGTTGATGAGGTTATAGTTGTTTTCAAAAGTTATCCTACAAGAGTAGGAGCAGGGCCATTTCCAACAGAAATGTCGTTAGAGGAAGCGGAGAAACTTGGAATTGTTGAATACGGAACAGTTACAGGAAGAAGGAGAAGAGTTGGCTACTTTGATTTTGAACTGGCAAGAAAAGCTTGTCGGTTGAATGGAGCTACCCAGATCGCTTTGACAGGTTTAGATAAATACGATAAAGATTGTTATGGAGCAACTGACTACAACTCTTTAACTGAAAAGGCAAAAGAGTTTATAAGAAAAATTGAAGAAGAGACAGGCGTTCCTGTTACTATAATATCTACAGGTCCAGAGATGCATCAAACAATTGATTTGAGAAGTGAAAAGTTATAA
- a CDS encoding site-2 protease family protein, which translates to MDSSKIIVIIAIIVWLILYSVRDSINLKTYGGVFGILRTKIGLKTVEKLGKYKIWRKIGIFSIPICVIIGCFMLLNLLEMSIKLISGTLPKEAGKPVIFLFGNVIPWIPGIIALLIAVSVHELAHGVFARSFGIKVKSSGILLFLGFPLGAFVELGDDFKNAEKKVRGAIASAGPLANLIIFLISIPMLSFTYSLPAELKIVGLNDPASKFLHEGDILYSINGKKITSLEEFKNIAKTIQPNKVYDVGVIENGKIKIYKIQSSKEGKLGIIVAPSEPLSLLVNTIYWTYWFNFLLALFNLLPAMPLDGFHVWNALPELLKERKNKILSKIGSFLELLINEKTLSSMTFLVWWIILGSILYSMW; encoded by the coding sequence ATGGATTCATCTAAAATTATTGTTATAATCGCGATAATAGTTTGGTTGATACTTTATAGTGTAAGGGACTCTATAAATTTAAAAACATATGGAGGAGTATTTGGAATTTTGAGAACTAAGATTGGATTAAAAACAGTTGAAAAGTTAGGAAAATATAAAATTTGGAGAAAAATAGGGATTTTTTCCATTCCAATATGTGTTATAATCGGATGTTTTATGCTACTTAACCTGTTAGAGATGAGTATCAAGCTTATTTCAGGAACTCTTCCAAAAGAGGCAGGAAAACCTGTTATATTTCTATTTGGTAATGTAATACCTTGGATTCCCGGAATTATTGCATTGTTGATTGCAGTTTCAGTCCACGAATTAGCCCATGGGGTATTTGCGAGGTCTTTTGGAATAAAGGTTAAGAGTTCCGGGATTCTGTTGTTCTTGGGATTTCCATTAGGGGCATTTGTAGAACTTGGAGATGACTTTAAAAATGCAGAGAAAAAAGTTAGAGGAGCTATTGCCTCAGCAGGGCCTCTTGCAAATCTCATAATCTTTTTAATATCAATCCCAATGTTATCATTTACTTACTCCTTACCAGCAGAACTTAAAATAGTAGGTCTAAATGATCCTGCATCAAAATTTCTTCATGAGGGAGATATTCTCTATTCAATAAATGGGAAAAAAATAACATCGTTAGAGGAGTTTAAAAATATTGCAAAAACAATACAGCCAAATAAAGTTTATGATGTTGGAGTTATTGAAAATGGAAAAATTAAGATCTACAAAATTCAATCATCTAAGGAAGGAAAGCTTGGGATTATAGTGGCTCCTTCTGAACCCCTATCTTTACTTGTAAACACCATCTATTGGACATATTGGTTTAATTTTTTACTTGCATTATTTAATCTTCTTCCAGCCATGCCGTTAGATGGATTTCACGTGTGGAATGCTCTTCCAGAGTTATTAAAAGAAAGAAAAAATAAAATTTTATCTAAAATTGGGAGCTTTTTAGAACTCCTGATAAATGAAAAGACGCTGAGTTCTATGACCTTCTTAGTATGGTGGATCATTTTGGGAAGCATTTTATACTCAATGTGGTAA
- the hypE gene encoding hydrogenase expression/formation protein HypE yields the protein MKITRMHGAGGKIMQDLIKNIILKNLEITSVNGGIGLESLDDSATIPIGDKEIVFTVDGHTVKPIFFPGGDIGRLAVSGTVNDLAVMGAKPLALSLSLIIPEGFNLEDLEKIIKSINETTKEAEVAIITGDTKVSDGVDDVIISTAGVGIVDRGKAIRDCGVKEGDAIIVSGNIGEHGLAILLSREGFDFETDIKSDVAPINKLIEKVLSEGIQINAMKDPTRGGLADALNEMAEKSNIGITIFEDKLPISEEVQSLCDILGLDPLTIANEGKVVMAVKKEDAERCLEILKEHPLGKNAEIIGYATKEHKGVVMETIVGRRIVDMPIGDPIPRVC from the coding sequence ATGAAAATAACAAGAATGCACGGAGCTGGCGGGAAGATAATGCAAGATCTCATAAAAAATATCATCTTAAAAAATTTAGAAATAACATCAGTAAATGGAGGCATTGGATTAGAGAGTTTGGATGACTCTGCAACGATACCAATAGGAGATAAAGAGATTGTTTTTACAGTTGATGGGCATACGGTTAAGCCAATATTCTTTCCAGGAGGAGATATTGGAAGATTGGCTGTAAGTGGAACTGTAAATGACTTGGCAGTTATGGGTGCTAAACCATTAGCTTTATCTTTATCTTTAATTATTCCAGAGGGATTTAACTTAGAAGATCTTGAAAAAATAATCAAATCAATAAATGAAACAACCAAAGAAGCAGAAGTAGCGATAATAACGGGAGATACAAAAGTTTCTGATGGAGTTGATGATGTTATAATCTCAACCGCAGGAGTTGGAATCGTAGATCGAGGAAAAGCAATAAGGGACTGTGGTGTTAAAGAAGGAGATGCAATAATTGTTTCTGGAAACATAGGAGAACATGGATTAGCAATTTTATTATCAAGAGAAGGTTTTGACTTTGAAACAGATATAAAATCAGATGTTGCTCCAATAAACAAACTAATAGAGAAAGTTTTAAGTGAAGGAATTCAAATCAACGCCATGAAAGATCCAACAAGAGGAGGTTTAGCGGATGCCTTAAATGAAATGGCGGAGAAAAGTAATATTGGAATAACAATTTTTGAAGACAAACTTCCCATAAGCGAAGAAGTTCAATCACTCTGCGACATACTCGGTTTAGATCCTTTAACAATAGCAAATGAAGGAAAAGTAGTTATGGCAGTTAAAAAGGAAGATGCAGAAAGATGCTTAGAGATCTTGAAGGAACATCCATTAGGAAAAAACGCTGAGATTATCGGCTATGCTACAAAAGAACATAAGGGAGTTGTAATGGAAACAATCGTTGGGAGAAGAATAGTTGATATGCCTATTGGTGATCCAATCCCAAGGGTCTGCTAA
- a CDS encoding PCI domain-containing protein — protein MRYVAYKIYPEEFLNNEVVDNALILEGKKLRRVRILGRVENVNVGGIISFYVDGVNVRYFEEKPIYVEEGDVVDIIGRPKTYNGEKYLMAEIVKRRNEKWTTLRNLEIKKTRKYLLKAEDVGDDLEEEVFNEITGRDLDTIKNKILEIIKERGEITYEDLVEELNISEEELENCLSDLINSGDIFEPRPHIYKVL, from the coding sequence ATGAGATATGTTGCTTATAAAATTTATCCAGAAGAGTTTTTAAATAATGAGGTAGTTGATAATGCTTTAATTCTTGAGGGAAAAAAATTAAGAAGAGTTAGAATATTAGGAAGAGTAGAAAATGTAAATGTTGGTGGGATAATCTCTTTTTATGTGGATGGAGTTAATGTTAGATACTTTGAAGAAAAGCCCATCTATGTTGAGGAAGGTGATGTAGTGGATATAATAGGAAGGCCTAAGACATACAATGGAGAGAAATACCTTATGGCAGAAATCGTTAAAAGAAGAAATGAGAAATGGACAACACTCAGGAACTTAGAAATAAAAAAGACAAGGAAATATTTACTTAAAGCAGAAGATGTTGGAGATGATTTGGAAGAAGAGGTATTTAATGAAATAACAGGTAGGGACTTAGATACTATAAAAAATAAAATATTGGAGATCATAAAAGAGAGAGGGGAAATAACATATGAAGATTTAGTAGAAGAATTGAACATTTCTGAAGAGGAATTAGAAAACTGTCTATCTGATCTTATAAATTCGGGAGATATATTCGAGCCCCGACCACACATATACAAGGTTTTATAA
- the hpt gene encoding hypoxanthine/guanine phosphoribosyltransferase, translating to MLLEETLKSCPIVKRGKYHYFIHPISDGVPLVEPKLLREVATRIIKIGNFEGVNKIVTAEAMGIPLVTTLSLYTDIPYVIMRKREYKLPGEVPVFQSTGYSKGQLYLNGIEKGDKVIIIDDVISTGGTMIAIINALERAGAEIKDIICVIERGDGKKIVEEKTGYKIKTLVKIDVVDGEVVIL from the coding sequence TTGTTATTAGAAGAAACGTTAAAATCATGTCCAATTGTTAAAAGAGGCAAATACCATTATTTTATCCATCCGATAAGTGATGGGGTTCCTCTTGTAGAACCAAAATTGTTAAGAGAAGTTGCAACAAGAATAATAAAGATAGGAAACTTTGAGGGAGTTAACAAGATAGTTACGGCTGAGGCAATGGGTATTCCACTGGTAACTACACTCTCGTTATATACTGACATCCCTTACGTTATCATGAGAAAAAGAGAATACAAATTACCAGGAGAAGTTCCTGTATTTCAATCAACAGGATACAGCAAGGGACAACTCTACTTAAATGGAATAGAAAAAGGAGATAAAGTTATTATCATAGATGATGTTATCTCCACAGGAGGAACTATGATTGCTATAATAAACGCGTTAGAAAGAGCAGGAGCTGAGATAAAAGATATAATTTGCGTTATTGAAAGAGGGGATGGAAAAAAGATAGTTGAGGAAAAAACTGGTTATAAAATAAAAACCTTAGTTAAAATTGATGTTGTAGATGGAGAAGTAGTTATACTCTAA